A stretch of Triticum aestivum cultivar Chinese Spring chromosome 1D, IWGSC CS RefSeq v2.1, whole genome shotgun sequence DNA encodes these proteins:
- the LOC123181465 gene encoding uncharacterized protein isoform X3 encodes MPLLVTALVRFDEEWCERQACYDHCLNGGYYGDCDDELCPSCLCHGDDCVLLKGLCDATNLKLTSAPQAIICTRDFKWCHTFSKLKTLFLNEWCLAADFGGLVYFLQHSPILERLTLQLRLREKQSMDGKNASYNPRKQFLVSKNLKVVEIKCHKEDERIHQIVKILVSLGVPPENIDNQQNDVWSDCPSFQQE; translated from the exons ATGCCGTTATTGGTAACGGCACTTGTCAGGTTTGATGAAGAATGGTGTGAACGTCAAGCGTGTTATGATCATTGTCTTAATGGTGGTTACTATGGGGACTGTGATGATGAGCTATGTCCTTCTTGCCTCTGTCATGGCGATGACTGTGTGCTTCTAAAAGGTCTATGTGACGCTACAAATTTGAAGTTGACAAGTGCTCCTCAAGCG ATTATTTGCACCAGGGATTTTAAATGGTGCCATACGTTTAGCAAGTTAAAAACATTGTTTCTCAATGAGTGGTGCCTGGCTGCTGACTTCGGTGGACTGGTTTACTTTCTTCAGCACTCACCAATTCTAGAGAGGCTTACCCTTCAACTTAGACTTCGTGAG AAACAATCTATGGATGGAAAAAATGCAAGCTACAATCCAAGAAAACAATTCTTGGTATCAAAGAATCTTAAAGTAGTCGAAATCAAGTGTCACAAGGAAGATGAAAGGATTCACCAAATTGTAAAGATCCTTGTCAGCCTTGGAGTACCTCCTGAGAATATTGACAACCAACAGAACGATGTGTGGTCTGATT GCCCCAGTTTCCAGCAGGAGTAG
- the LOC123181465 gene encoding uncharacterized protein isoform X2, with the protein MASMPNTTVLATSLEAMKTHSEVKLKDVKNMNWCKFIADFLHDAFLNKMYQKGCRLHLMLMYVDLLDLSTVDFTEIGGPPPSHKFAISAWTYNGVKVVLAADRISDTKYGKLQLMAKHAIDYSVFGGPQNFGKWMDVHSALSCSAEARAPVEHLVGQFASGMTSLLGKLVEGWATLNGSDSDVVVIRLQCIYNF; encoded by the exons ATGGCATCCATGCCAAATACGACTGTGCTGGCAACTTCGCTGGAGGCCATGAAAACCCATAGCGAG GTGAAGCTGAAAGATGttaagaacatgaattggtgtaaattcattgcagacttcctgcatgatgcattcttAAACAAGATGTATCAGAAGGGCTGTCGCTTGCACCTAATG CTCATGTACGTCGATCTTCTTGATCTGTCCACTGTCGACTTTACTGAgataggaggcccgccgccttCACATAAGTTTGCTATCTCTGCGTGGACGTACAATGGTGTCAAGGTTGTGCTTGCCGCAGACAGGATATCTGATACAAAATAtggaaaactgcag ctgatggccaagcatgctatagattACAGTGTGTTTGGTGGGCCACAAAACTTTGGCAAGTGGATGGATGTGCATTCAGCTCTATCTTGTTCTGCTGAG gcgagggcacctgttgagcaccTAGTTGGGCAGTTTGCTTCCGGCATGAccagcttgctcgggaagttggttgagggttggGCGACACTTAATGGTTCTGATAGTGACgtggttgtgatacgtctccaatgtatctataatttttga
- the LOC123158934 gene encoding uncharacterized protein, which translates to MHTSRLKSLETHAFVKKKRNRIVRPSHGFSHDRQNETAATAPGCAYSPPAAPPTISLDLLFCTYRVAGRPAELPSLRRKTEKMCATHQALGKLMEKYFAKAATGSMPEIADLDKLMLDIIPNEVIVKRFHAKNHRRMKWKELEG; encoded by the exons ATGCATACCAGCAGGCTCAAGTCGCTAGAAACGCACGCGTTtgtcaaaaagaaaagaaaccgtATCGTTCGTCCTTCGCATGGCTTCTCGCACGACCGCCAAAACGaaaccgccgccaccgcccctgGCTGCGCCTACAGCCCGCCTGCCGCCCCTCCAACTATCAGCCTCGATCTGCTGTTCTGCACGTACCGAGTCGCCGGACGCCCGGCCGAGTTGCCGTCCCTAAGGAGAAAAACTGAAAAGATGTGCGCCACTCATCAAGCCCTAG GAAAGCTAATGGAGAAATATTTTGCCAAAGCCGCAACTGGTAGTATGCCTGAAATAGCTGATTTGGACAAGCTAATGTTGGATATTATTCCTAATGAGGTGATAGTTAAACGCTTTCATGCGAAAAATCATCGTAGGATGAAATGGAAGGAG CTTGAAGGCTAG
- the LOC123181465 gene encoding uncharacterized protein isoform X1, with protein MASMPNTTVLATSLEAMKTHSEVFKMKLLMYLILVVFAPTTSLCPSNKCFPILVKLKDVKNMNWCKFIADFLHDAFLNKMYQKGCRLHLMLMYVDLLDLSTVDFTEIGGPPPSHKFAISAWTYNGVKVVLAADRISDTKYGKLQLMAKHAIDYSVFGGPQNFGKWMDVHSALSCSAEARAPVEHLVGQFASGMTSLLGKLVEGWATLNGSDSDVVVIRLQCIYNF; from the exons ATGGCATCCATGCCAAATACGACTGTGCTGGCAACTTCGCTGGAGGCCATGAAAACCCATAGCGAGGTATTTAAGATGAAGCTGCTCATGTACTTGATTTTAGTTGTTTTTGCGCCTACCACATCTCTTTGCCCAAGCAACAAGTGCTTCCCTATCCTG GTGAAGCTGAAAGATGttaagaacatgaattggtgtaaattcattgcagacttcctgcatgatgcattcttAAACAAGATGTATCAGAAGGGCTGTCGCTTGCACCTAATG CTCATGTACGTCGATCTTCTTGATCTGTCCACTGTCGACTTTACTGAgataggaggcccgccgccttCACATAAGTTTGCTATCTCTGCGTGGACGTACAATGGTGTCAAGGTTGTGCTTGCCGCAGACAGGATATCTGATACAAAATAtggaaaactgcag ctgatggccaagcatgctatagattACAGTGTGTTTGGTGGGCCACAAAACTTTGGCAAGTGGATGGATGTGCATTCAGCTCTATCTTGTTCTGCTGAG gcgagggcacctgttgagcaccTAGTTGGGCAGTTTGCTTCCGGCATGAccagcttgctcgggaagttggttgagggttggGCGACACTTAATGGTTCTGATAGTGACgtggttgtgatacgtctccaatgtatctataatttttga